The DNA window CAAGGTTACAGCAGTGGCCACTCCATGCAAGGTTACAGCAGTGGCCACTCCACGCAAGGTTACAATAGTGGCCACTACATGCAAGGTTACAATAGTGGCCACTCCACGCAAGGTTACAATAGTGGCCACTACATGCAAGGTTACAATAGTGGCCACTCCACGCAAGGTTACAGCAGTGGCCACTCCACGCAAGGTTACAGCAGTGGCCACTCCACGCAAGGTTACAGCAGTGGCCACTCCATGCAAGGTTAAAGCAGTGGCCACCCCATGCAAGGTTACAATAGTGGCCACTCCATGCAAGGTTACAATAGTGGCCACTCCATGCAAGGTTACAGTAGTGGCCACTCCATGCAAGGTTACAGCAGTGGCCACTCAATGCAAGGTTACAATAGTGGACACCCCGTGCAAGGTTACAGCAGTGGCCACCCCATGCAAGGTTACAGTAGTGGCCACTCCATGCAAGGTTACAGCAGTGGCCACTCCATGCAAGATTACAGCATTGGCCACTCCATGCAAGATTACAGCATTGGCCACTCCATGCAAGATTACAGCAGTGGCCACTCCATGCAAGGTTACAGCAGTGGCCACTCCATGCAAGGTTACAGCAGTTGCTACTCCATGCAAGGTTACAGTAGTGGCCACTCCATGCAAGGTTACAATAGTGGCCACCCCATGCAAGGTTACAgtagtggccaccatatgcaagattacaaTAGTGGCCACCCCATGCAAGGTTACAGTAGTGGCCACTCCATGCCAGGTTACAGCAGTGGCCACTCCATCGAAGGTCACAGCAGTGGCCACTCCATGCAAGGTTACAATAGTGGCTACTCCATGCAAGGTTACAGTAGTGGCCACTCCATCGAAGGTTACAGCAGTGGCCACTCCATGCAAGGTTACAGCAGTGGCCACTCCACGCAAGGTTACAGCAGTGGCCACTCCATGCAAGGTTACAGCAGTGGCCACTCCACGCAAGGTTACAGCAGTGGCCACTCCACGCAAGGTTACAGCAGTGGCCACTCCACGCAAGGTTACAGCAGTGGCCACTCCACGCAAGGTTACAGCAGTGGCCACTCCACGCAAGGTTACAGCAGTGGCCACTCCATGCAAGGTTACAGCAGTGGCCACTCCATGCAAGGTTACAATAGTGGCCACTCCATGCAAGGTTACAATAGTGGCCACTCCACGCAAGGTTACAGCAGTGGCCACCCCACGCAAGGTTACAGCAGTGGCCACCCCACGCAAGGTTACAATAGTGGCCACTCCATGCAAGGTTACAGCAGTGGCCACTCCATGCAAGGTTACAGCAGTGGCCACTCCATGCAAGGTTACAGTAGTGGCCACTCCATGCAAGgttacaatggtggccactccatGCAAGGTTACAGCAGTGGCCACTCCGTGCAAGGTTACAGCAGTGGCCACTCCGTGCAAGGTTACAGCAGTGGCCACTCCGTGCAAGGTTACAGCAGTGGCCACCCCACGCAAGGTTACAGCAGTGGCCACTCCGTGCAAGGTTACAATAGTGGACACCCCGTGCAAGGTTACAGCAGTGGCCACTCCGTGCAAGGTTACAGCAGTGGCCACCCCACGCAAGGTTACAGCAGTGGCCACTCAATGCAAGGTTACAATAGTGGACACCCCGTGCAAGGTTACAGCAGTGGCCACCCCATGCAAGGTTACAATAGTGGCCACCCCATGCAAGGTTACAATAGTGGCCACTCCATGCAAGGTTACAATAGTGGCCACTCCATGCAACGTTACAATAGTGGCCACTCCATGCAAGGTTACAGCGGTGGGCACTCCATGCAAGGTTACAGCGGTGGCCACCCCATGCAAGGTTACAATAGTGGCCACTCCATGCAAGATTCCTGGCAGTGACCACCTCCGTGTGCCAGACAGGGATACGTGGGTAATACGTGACAGCTAAAACTGTCATGCCCGTCACGAAGGTACAAATATTAGTAATATTGTATGACTTATCACTCGAATATTAGCTTCAATAATAGTTTGtagttttttctctaaacgtcagcTTATGAGCTCTGAAAGTACACACTGTCATGGCAAATGCATGCTTTTCATTTTTGGGTACATTTATCATGAATTCAAGCCAACAAACGCTTGgctcacacaggagagctactgggGCTCCCGAGCTACTCGCTGGAGAACCCCCAGTTAAAGGCTCATCGACCCTTCTTCCTTAGAAAGAGGCCCAGGCGTGAGAGTCTGGcacggggggagggggggtagaggggggggcatcatcacacactgtcAGAAAAGGTCCAGCTGCGGCGAGAAGGAGCCCCTGTCACGACAGTGGAGGAGGGAAGTTATTCCTCGCACGGCGCTGACAAAAGCCTGTAAAAGGAAGTCGAGTGCAGGTGGCGAGAGTCGGGGTGTGCACCCCTAGTTGTGGCTATACACTGCAGGAAGCGAGAGAACAGTCACACGTCAACAGTAACGTTTTACACACATCGGTGGCAACAACGAGTCACGCTCCTTTAGGTGTTGCAGGTCACAGAGCTCTGTGTGTGCAACAGTGCACTGAGGTTACAAAAATGCAGCTATACACGGGTTAAAACAATTTAAAACTCAGTCTGCGAAGTGTTGAGTACTCAGTTGTGATCATCACGTCGTCAGTGACGCTGAGAGCGCAGTGGGATCGGACCCAAGAAAAAACACCAGTTATTGGTTTACTCGCTGCTGCTGAGACGTTCACACACAACGCAATTACAGCAACAGATTGCACGCGATGCACACGACGGACCTGCTTTTTCATATTCTATATAGTAAACTTTTTAAAACGTTTTGAAGTTGTAAGCTGTGTGAGTTTTAAGCTAATGAAATCGTCGCGCTTCAGGCGAGTATATGTTCATCCAAAGTGTAACTAACGCACTTGCAGCTAGAAGCTGTGATCCCACCTACACGTTTGTCTGTGTTAAATTCAAATAAAGTGTCTGAAGGGCACGAAAACAAGAAACTCGGTaacaaagaatgaaaacacaaattcGAAAAATGAAACAGTTATAAACTACAAGACAACTTAATGTGCAAGCAAGCTAATGATATTTTACACCAAATTGTGTGCACACGGGTTGTCCCTGCAATTACCGTTTTGCACAAACATCGCGCACGTGTAATGCACCCCAACCCTGGCAAGCttacaagtcttttttttttatagcataAAAGAACTAGAAACCTCCAAACGCCTGGGTGCAGATCCGGTTTAGTGATTAACATGTCTAGCTGCGTCCCTGCGTTTACCACaccgtgtgatcctgggcaaactgATTCACCCTGCTCAGTCATTTCCTTTGTCTGACAAACTGGCCATCTTGAGGCCCCCTGGAATGGACTTAACGCCACTGTTAAGGGATATATAGAAGGGCATCTGCATCTTACAAGAGCATCTCTCGCCCCAGGGAGGCCCTTGGCGGGTGCGCGTTGTTATCGTGCGGAATCAAAATGAGAATTGCGCTTTTGTTCGAGGGGTGCCCCCCCCCAGCCAGTTCTCAGCGATGATCTGCTGATTAAGCTGTCAGAAGATGCTAATATAAAGCAGGCAGTGTGTCCCTTTAATTGTATAATGCCAGCACGTCACTCAATGCTCATTCCGGCTAACACAGCTGCCATGCGGGTGTGATGCCAACGGAGGCTCAGAGCTGCCAGCCAGAGGTGCCATGCGCTGTAAACAGGTGTGCCAGCTGGTGCTAGAAGGAGCAAGAACAGCTCAGTCTGCCCTGACCCGCTGGGCACATATGCATGTTTATAAGGGGCACATAGCTAATACGAATCACTGTTTCCTGTAGTGCTTAGACGCAAGCATATGCAACCAGCTCAGTGATAATTTAACATATTTACATCAACTTCGACGGAGCACAAGGCTGAGGTGCCCTCTTGGACCAGCTCACagacctttgcagcaggcacactaaTTCACCATGTTAGTAATGCAACCATTCACACATTCAACCAGATACTCTTCGTAAGTTCAGGTAATGGATCCCAAACTGTGTGCTTGGCGCGCgacgcccctggctagttttgatgacGTCCCAAGAGGATGTggtgcacagattgggaaccactgggataTCAGAGAAGGAGTCAGAAATTCCAGCCTAGACTTTAATGattgcaaaccaatacttaacCATTTAGAGACTGAACAACAGCTAATAGGACACCTATTGCCACACAATGCCTGTATTCTACTAATCACAGCACAAGGGGTAAACACACGTACTCAGTACCTCCTGGTTTTAAGGAGCAGAAGCTGCAAAGATTATATAGACAGAGCACTGAGCATGGATGGACAATAATATATTTATTTGCCCCAGCTGCTATCTGTCTTTTGTCATGCCCAGGGTGTTTCATGTTAAACAACTACCAGCACACACCTACCATAAGGTAGGAAAGAATGGCCGCCTTTGATTTCGAAGTTGATACATTTCTTTGCAGAAATAATACCCCCACTTGGAGTAGCTCATAACAGTCATCGGCTGAATGAATCGTCTAGACTAATATAGAATTCATCAGAGAAAATAGCATCTGCATTAGGGAATGATAGCCATAAAAAGTGTGGGTATTCAGAATAGAATGGCCCTTGACATCTTATTGGCCAAAGGAGGATGGTTCTGCAAGGTtattgtagaaaagtaccctctttttggcatggttacccccactttttgcctgctgtcagtgtgttttgactttgttcactgggttcctgctaaccaggaccccagtgattgtgcgctcTCCCTATAAATctggttgttcctgacttagtacgacccacaattggcatactggtgcccccatataagtccctagtacatggtacccagggcattggggcacctggggttccccatggcctgcagcacgtattatgccacccatggaaacccatgcaaaatgtgtctgcaggcctgccactgcagcttgtgtgaaaaggtgcatgaacccttttactacaggtcactgcatcaggtcactttaagtcactcctatggcagaccctcctagcccagagggcaaggtgcaggtacttgtgtgagagggcaaccctgcatgagcagacgtacctctacgcactccactccATTTTCCTGCACTGCACGAGTGAGGGGAagacattttacccatgtactggacacaggaactgtgtccagctaaataatggtaactccgaacctgggcatgtttggtatcaaacatgtcggaatcatacccaatactgttgtcagtattgtttgtatgattccaagtgctctggggtctccttagaggacccccatcattgctcctaccagttttctggGGTTTTCGGGGCagcctgtcctcctgctgcttagcctgctcaagcagaggaaagcagaacaaaggatttcctttggaagaaggAGGCAAcgccctctacctttggaaataggtctaaCATGGgttaggaggggtagccttcccaagaacaatggtatgctttgaagggcacatttggtgccctcactgcataagccagtttgcaccagtccagggacccccggttcctgctctggcatgaaactggacaatggaaaagagagtgaccactcccctgtccatcgccaccctaggcgtggtgcccagagctcctccaggtggccacttgattctgccatcttgaatccaatgtgggcagaggcccctgggagcatccgagtggccaggtcaggcaggtggcgtcacagccccctcctgataggtggtcaccctgctaggtgaccaatcccccttcctgggttatttaTGGTCTCCCTCCAGGGTAAgtcttcagattcgacatgcaagattccagcagaactcctctgcattggatacttcatcttctggccaccggaactgcaaTTGGACCCTCCAGGCACCGACTATCTGCAACGCCAGCGACAACTCcgttttgcaacattgtttttacGACTCTTTCCAGCACTTGCAACATCTCCCTggctgtgcatgctctgagggcgacgagtcttcagtctgcacaagaaggaatctcccttggagtgaaggagtcaatcccctgcatccgcaggcaccaactgcaacaatgtccGGCTGTGTAGATCTtatctcctgcaaaactgcatagatcctgcaacacaggtggtggtctggagtggtcccctcagtcctctctaccagctgtcctacttgggagacggtaagtccttgcctcttcttgcaggacagtacccttgtgcactgtgactcttgcagctaccaaggcttgttggctattcttccaagggatcttcaggccccatgtagccctggcctccaacACTTTtccttgcaaagcacagtctcctgcctgtggctccagcgacctgggactcctctccacgtgtgctgagtgggcctcactgtgactcctgtgactGTTGCCTGTGAGTtagctgtgggggctgcctccttgtTCTCCAaattctcctcactgctgagggtcacccaggaCTCCCTTCCTTGAgttaagtccccctggaccttcctggtccccggcagctctccaactcttcatctgcaactcttgcctttgccagggcttgttggtgttttttcaacaccactgactgactgcaattcttcttccgacatgggacatcgtctgcatcacttttggaactgttctcctgctcctgtgctgcatagctgactcctggtcttcaccgttgacctggtcctgcatctccacaagggtgggtagtggctcctgccccaaccggacactccaactcgaactggacttggtccccttcatttgcatgttctcttctgtcaggatcctcctttagtttcttccagtcttgcttggttcttgcacagtccttttccaaagtttacctgtgggtttgggggaaaaacaggtacttacctcttctctcctggtcactgggggccaccctggtacttacattttggggttcctagttcctccagttcccctctacagattccacttcctttggtgtggactgactttcgcattccacttacttagtaaatGGTTTGGTCTCCACGTAAGGTCTCTGTTATTTCCTgatatttcactgttttctttttctttctatcccaatccctgacttctaatgtgaatataagtgtgtttacttacctgctagtggggtattgcctatacagtattttagtatttgttaccataataaagtacctttatttttgtaacactgagtgttttctttcatgtgtgtgagtactgtgtgactacagtggtattgcaagagctttgcatgtctcctagttaggccttggctgctcatccacagctacccctagagagccgcGCTTCCAGACACCGACTACATTTCACTGAGAGGggaaacctggacctggtatatcccaggccagcttcctacaggtactataggaggttcattaagaattatggctaaAGTCCACTTAAATTACCTCAactctataaaaaaaatataaaaaaatgacaaagaaagtCTTGTagacagctagctgccagaaagcttttgatgactaatcaggccatgtgctctgctcctatttTAAGAGGTCCGGACTACTCCAAACAATTTatagtacagacagatgcttctgaggtagggattggGGCAGTCCTATCATAACTTAAtatagagggccaggatcaaccagtagcttttacaagcaggaggttgacccctagagaaaagcgttggtctgccatagagagggaggtctttgctgtgggctgggccttgaagaagctgaggccatacttgttgggcactcacttccttgttcagacagaccacacaccccTCCTATGGTTAtagcagatgaaaggagaaaatcccaaacttttgagattgtccacatccctacagggaatggacgacacagtggaacatagaacaggagtaaccactccaatgctgatggactctccagatatttctacttag is part of the Pleurodeles waltl isolate 20211129_DDA chromosome 4_2, aPleWal1.hap1.20221129, whole genome shotgun sequence genome and encodes:
- the LOC138294021 gene encoding shematrin-like protein 1 gives rise to the protein MQGYNSGHSMQGYNSGHSMQGYSSGHSMQGYSSGHSMQGYNSGHPVQGYSSGHPMQGYSSGHSMQGYSSGHSMQDYSIGHSMQDYSIGHSMQDYSSGHSMQGYSSGHSMQGYSSCYSMQGYSSGHSMQGYNSGHPMQGYSSGHHMQDYNSGHPMQGYSSGHSMPGYSSGHSIEGHSSGHSMQGYNSGYSMQGYSSGHSIEGYSSGHSMQGYSSGHSTQGYSSGHSMQGYSSGHSTQGYSSGHSTQGYSSGHSTQGYSSGHSTQGYSSGHSTQGYSSGHSMQGYSSGHSMQGYNSGHSMQGYNSGHSTQGYSSGHPTQGYSSGHPTQGYNSGHSMQGYSSGHSMQGYSSGHSMQGYSSGHSMQGYNGGHSMQGYSSGHSVQGYSSGHSVQGYSSGHSVQGYSSGHPTQGYSSGHSVQGYNSGHPVQGYSSGHSVQGYSSGHPTQGYSSGHSMQGYNSGHPVQGYSSGHPMQGYNSGHPMQGYNSGHSMQGYNSGHSMQRYNSGHSMQGYSGGHSMQGYSGGHPMQGYNSGHSMQDSWQ